CTTTCGGCgagggtcgacactaactaagcaatgAACGAATAAAGCAAGTAAAAGAGACACGACGcagagaagtgttgacgcggaaaacccaggaataaggtaaaaaaccgcggatagctatgaggctatcaatccactaagtatctTCTATAATTTTTATGAACGTTTATGCTTAATCGAAATAACTAATACAAGGAATTCCTTTCAAGTATGAATGTAAATAATGCTTGAGTATTGAGAGCTTTTGTTAACTTGTGTCTTCTGATATGCTGCCGCCATGCTTTTATACGCAGAACGCAACGACTTCATTGGTTAGGAGAATCCCTAGAAGGTAGGGATCTCCTATTGGCCGTTGCCCATGATCTTTTCCAGTCTCCAACAAATTCCGTATTCTTTGGTAAATCCTTGGACTCCTTCCGCTCATATAACGGCGCAGTCTATCTTGGGCTTCGGCCTTGGATCTTGATCTATCTCCGCTTGTTTGCCCATCGATCGTCGTTACTTCCTTGTCGCTAGTGCTTCGTCGCTGGTCCTGTGTCGCCTAAGCCTTGTCGCCTGTCGTCTCACTTGACGCGTCTGCTTGGCACTATATTACCTGCGACATGACAATACCTGgatgacacgacatgatcaaacgtcaaagcagttatgtcgttagtccaaaaagtgggataacaatttgcccccaattgtgaaTTTGCGGAGTCATACAGAGCAAACGAAACAATTCAATTTCGAAAAACAAACCGTCTACAACCGCTTAGTTCGTGGGACAAAAACCGCTCAACATTCCAGAGTAATAAATACTAATCTACGACATGCAATAAAGTTCTTCACACAGagaattttttcaaaaaacttCCAGATCTGaaaacaagagagagaaaaggagaaAGAGGAGTTGATTTTCGCACTGAGTTCGTCCGAATTCAGGTAAAGTTCGCTTCTTTCGATTTTCCTGTAGAATTTCATAAGTAGGATGGTTAGATCTAAGTCGATTGTGGCTAAAGGGAAGGGGGAATCGGGATCTGGTCGGGTTAAGTCCCTTAATCCGATATACTCTACCGTAGTGGATCCGGCGGCATTTGTCGAGCTTGCTGGTTTACGGCCGTCAGCAGAGGTGAAGATTCCAGATCAGGACGAAGAAACTCTTGACTGTCCGGAAGGGTACGTAGTCATGTACGAGTATCCGTTCAAAATTGGCTTCAAATTTCCTTTTACCCCGTTAGCTAGGTCTTTCATCGAGGTTTTCCATTTGAGTCCGGGTCAGTTAATTCCCCAGATCTGGCGAGTTTTCGCGGTGGTGCAAGGGGTTACTGCAGACTGGCAAGTGCCTTTTGACTTGGCTGACTTGATGTATTCTTACGACCTGGCGCTGAAGGAGTGTTGTAGGTATACACTAGTTACGAAGAAGGGGAAGAAGAACTTAGGCATTGGCTTAGCTGTGAACGACAGGGGTTGGCAGAGTCGTTTTGTCTATGTGAGCAAGGATTCTTTGGGAGAGAAAGGACAATTTTtgattgaaaggtggacgatgGAAGGTAAAGgtggttttttgtttttgtttcttgTTGTTTTACTGAACATCGCCttacttggttttgttttgcagttgtCAAGGCATCGTCGTTGGCTGAGTTAAACGCTGATTCGATCGACAAGTATCAGAAGTTTTTAAGCTATTCTGTCGAGGACATGTCTTTAAGTCGCGACGGTGGTCTATTAGACGGGCAGGAGGAGGCTTGTCTTGACGACGTTGAAGGTGCTGAGGAGGAGGTAGAGGAGGAGACAGCTCCCTTGGTTCGCCGTCGAAAGAGGTTGAATTTGGCTGAAGAGGTGGTAGCGAATTCGTCATCTGCTGAAGAGGAAGAAGATATGGCTGATACTTTAGGTTTTTGTGTTGACATtttgtttttgtcttttagttacGTTTTTGGGGATTTGTGTTTTATGGTGCTATGTTTTTTGTTTGAAGAGCACACGTTGTCAAGTAGGCCAGTGTCGAGGATGTCGCAGAGTGAAGTGATGGAAAGGGCGAGGAAGCGTCTGAGGTCGACGGCTGCTGCTGGTGGGCAGAGTTCGTCTGCTGTGTCTGGCAGTCGGGCCATGTATGTCGTCTTTCGTCATTCTAAGATAGGGGCGTCGCCTGATACGCCCGTCGTCATAGGTGGTGAAGGTTTTCATCCCATTGCTTCATCGTCGCTTCCGAAGCCGTTCAAGGCGCCGTCGTCTGCTGCTATCGCTGTTGGTATTGCTTCTGCCGGGTCGGCCAAGAAGTGTCCAGCCGAGAAGAGTTCTGTCGAGGATACGGTTATCTCCTTGCCCCCAAGCTTCTTGGGCGATGGTGAGGCGGCTGTTATTTGGCCCTACGCTGATCGTTTAATTTTGCCCACGACGTACCAGCGATATCATGAGGTGGATCCTCTCCTTGTCGCATCGGACGCTGCTGAACTTAGCTTGCGGGTGAGTTTTATGTTATTTTCGTTTGTCGTGTGTGAAATGTACATTGTGTAAACTTGTTTTGGGTGTGTTTTGTCGCAGGCGTCTCAAGCCGCTTTGGCTGTGCGCAGGCAGTGTTCGCTGTTGTGCGACGAGTTGTCTAACGCTGGAAAGCAGGTGGCGGCGACGAAGAAGGCGGCTGCGTCGTGGGAGGCGAAATGGAAAGTTGCTGAGAAGAAGGTGGTTGATCTGACTGCGGTGGTTAAAGCAAAGAACGAGCAGCTAAGGGGTAAGGACGAGCAGCTTGCTGACGCGGCTAAGGAGTTGGAGAGAGTGAAAGCGGAGTTGGTCTCGACTTCGGAAGAGATGGAGGGGCTACGGAGTTTGTATGAGGCCTTGCAGGAGGAGGCTAAAGATGTCGAGGCGTTGGCTATATGGAGGACGAGGGCGCAGATGATGTACTCTTGCATGATTGGGGAGACCAGTATTTGGCCGTGTCAGAAGGAGGTGGATGATTTTCTGGCTAATGGTGGTACTATGGCAGAGCTATCTGTTCCGGTGGTGGATGTGGACGAGTTGGCGGTGGAGGCGGATACTGCCGCGACTGTCGTGGCTGACATCGACGCCACTCCCTTGGTCGAGGATGCTCCCATGTCAGAGCAAGGGGGGAACCTTTAGAGGGACAACACGAGGGAGATGCACCCGTCGTCGCTGCTTATGAGGTGGTTTTGGCGGAGAAGTCGGACGTAGCTGACGTCGTCGTGCCCCCAGGCCAGAAGCAAGAGCAGGAGATTTGGCCTCTACCCAAGAGGAAGGAGTGTAATAGTTTGTAGTTTGGATATTTTCTGTTGGTTTTTGAATTTCTTTACTCGTCATCGATGGCGAAGACGAGGTGCTTTGGATAATTTATGTTTGTGTGTGTTTGGTTTATACTTTGAAAGTCGCGGCTGTATGGGTCGCGCAGTTTGTTTATCGTATGACAAGTGTCTTTTGTGTTTCAATCGTGTGTTTTTTCTTGCAATTTTCTTATGATGTTCTGGGTTTTTTGTTGCGTGCGACGTAACAAGCGTTTACAAATGGTAGATAAAGAATCGACAGAATTGCGTGTATGTAAAGCAGTACCTGTGTTACTTTGTTTATTTGTCGTTGCTCATGGTTTACTTTGTGTCCGATATCTCATTTCTGTTCGGAGTTCGTTGTCCGTCATGCGTTCTGCAAAAGGAAAGCATGGGTTTctaggaggattggccgttggggatgccaacggccctccgatgcttatgTCAGTAATGATTCCGAATAAAAATAAAgcggtaaaaaataaatataggaCAGAAACGACAAGGCGACGACTGATAAAATTGGACACGACGGGTGTTCAGAAGTGATAAAGTTTGAGGTGGGTGGCGTTCCAGCTTCGGGGGACCAACTTATCGTCTTTGGTGACGAGTCtgtatgccccctttccgaCGATTTTATCGATCAAGTACGGTCCTTCCCAAGCTGGTGCGAGTTTACCTGTGTTTAGTTCCTTCGTGTTTTGGAATACTTTGCGCAGTACCCCAATCGCCTTCCTTGAACATTTTtactttgacatttttgttgaaACACTTTTCCACAATCTGTTGCTGCGACGCCATCCTTATCAAAGCTGCTTCCCTGAAATCTTCGGTGTTGTCGAGGTTTTCGCCAAGTTCCACGTCGTTTTGCTCTGGTGTCATGAGTCCGTATCGTGCACTAGGCAACGTCACTTCAGGGGGCAGTACTGCCTCGCACCCGTAGacgagtgagaagggagtctATCTCGtcgccgtcctaggcgtcgtcctattggcccataggatggatGACAGCTCTTCTGACCATCGTCCCTTCTTGTCGTCCAGACGCTTTTTTAGTGATGCGATGATTGTCTTGTTACTGGATTCCGCCTGTCCGTTGGCTTGGGGGTATCTTGGCGTCGATGTCTTTAGCTCGATGTTCCATGTCTTGTAGAAAGCCCTGGTTTTGTCGCTGATGAACTGTGACCCGTTGTCGCATATAATTTATGATAGTATTCCGAACCTGCATATTATGTTAGTCCATATAAACGAACATACTTCTTTATCTCTTACTTGTTGGAACGCGCCTGCTTCTATCCATTTAGAAAAGTAATCTGTTAGTGCTAACATGAAGACCTTTTGTCCTGGGGCGACGGGTAGTTTACCGACGATgtccattccccatttcatgaaaggccacggAGTCAAAGTGGGGTGTAAGAATTCAgatggtttatgtgtcatacctACGTGTCGTTGGCACTTGTCGCACTTAGTTACGTACCTCATGGCGTCTTTAAGCATAGTTGGCCAATAGTACCCGTTCCTTTTGATTCTGGTTGACAAGCTTCGTCCTCCTTCGTGTCCGCCgcattctccttcgtggtattgTTTCAGTAATCCTTCCCATTCGACTTTTTCTGCGCATCGCATCAACATTCCGTTTGCCGATCGTTTAAATAACACGTctgcaaaataacatatcgtgaaTCTTTGAAAAGTATCTTTCTGGCTTCGAGCTTATCGTCGGGTAGGGTTTCGTGTGTTAGGTAATCAAGGATGGGTTTGGTCCAGCTATCCGTGTTTGTGGTTGACATGACGAGGCTAGCATTATGGGGTATGTCTTTTTCGATGGCGGGCGACAGTAGATGGACTAGTGGTATGGTGGAGAATGATGATtttctgagtgcggatcctaGGTTAGCGAGGGCGTCGGCTTGTGTGTTTAGGTCTCGTGGTACTTGTTTGATGGAGAAGGGTTTAAATTTGGAGGTtaactttttttctttctcgaGGTATAAGGTCATTTTCAAGTCTTTGGCTTCGTAGTCGCCGTTGATTTGGTTGACGATTAGTTGTGAGTCGCTGAAGATGTTGAGTCCGCTTGCCCCCAATTCCCCAGCTAACGTCATCCCGGCGATTAGTGCCTCGTATTCTTCTTCGTTATTTGTCGCTTTGAAGTCGCAGCATATTGCTtgtgctatcatgtccccttgtggtgattTCAGCACGACGCCTAGACCTGCACCGCGAAACTTAGACGAGCCGTCGACGAAGAGTGTCCATGTTTCCTCTATGTTGTTGATGAGTTTTACTTCGTCGTCTGCTATCTTTTCCAAGTCGGGGCTGAAGTCTGCCACAAAATCTGCAAGGGCTTGCGACTTCACCGCTGTCCTTGGTTGGTATTTGATGTCGAATCCTCCGAGTGCCATTGTCCATTTCTCTATTCGACCTGTTAGTTCTGGCCTACGCATCACAGACTTGATTGGATAgttagtcatcaccactatttggtgagtttcaaAGAAATGCCTTAAATTTTTGGCGGCAGTGACTAATGCTAAAACAAGTTTTTCGAGGGAGGAATACCTGGTTTCTGCTTCCAATAAGGACTTACTGATGTAGTAAATGGGTAGTTGCTGTTTTTCGTCTTCTCGGGCTAATACCGCACTGACTGCTGTCGTGCTGACGGCAAGGTATAGTTGCAGGACTTCGCCTTCTTTAGGTTTGGACAGGAGGGGTGGCGTcatcaaatatttttttaagttttgcAAAGCTGTTTCATGGTTGTCGGTCCAACTGAAGCCTTTGTTTTTGCGTAAGACGTCATAGAATAGACAACATTTATCCGACGACCGAGATATAAAACGGTTTAATGCCGCCACCCGTCCTGTCAGGCGttgtacctcttttatgttccTGGGTGATTGGATGTTGATGATTGCTCGTATCTGGTCGGGGATGGCCTCATTCCTCGTTGGGTGACGATGTAGCCTAGAAATTTACCTGCCGACACTCCAAAAGAACATTTAGTTGGGTTAAGTTTCATACCGTACTTCTTTAAAATTTCGAACGACTGTCGCAGATGTTCCACGTGGTCGTTCGCCTTCTTTGATTTCActagcatgtcgtcgatgtacaCCTCCATCGTGTCTCCGAGCTGATCTTTGAACATCCTATTGACCAGTCGTTGGTACgtcgcacctgcatttttaagaccaaaaggAATAACTTTATAGCAATAAATTTCTCTATCTGTCACAAAAGAAGTTTTTTAATGGTCCTCTGGGTGCATAAGTATCTGGTTGTATCCTgaataggcgtccatgaaggTGAGTAACTCGTGACCGGCGGTGGCGTCGACCATGGCGTCTATGTGTGGCAGTGGGAATGGGTCCttggggcatgctttgttgatgtcggtgaagtcGATGCATACTCTCCATTTGCCGTTCTTTTTCCCAACGACGACGACGTTTGCTAACCAATCCGGATACTTGACTTCTCTGATCTTCCTCGAGTCTATCAATTTTTGAATTTCttcgtctatgattttattcctttcTGGTGCGAATTTTCGTCGTTTCTGTTTTACTGGTTTGAAGTTGGGGTCGACGTTGAGCTTATGGGTTATGACGTCTGGGCTAATTCCTGTCATGCCTTCGTGCGACCAGGCGAAGCAGTCCAAGTTTTCTCTTAGGAACGACACTAGCTGACTTCTGATGTTGTCAGGCAGTGATGCTCCGATCCTTACGACTTGGTCTGGTTTCGTCGGATCTAATGCTACCTCGTCGATCTGTTGATCGTCTGGCTCATCTGTGGTCGACCCGggctgtaattgctagatggaggATTTTGATGGTTTTAGTGCGGTTTCGTAGCATTTCTTTGCGTCTCTTTGCTGccctttgatttccatgaccCCCCATTTGGTCGGGAATTTGATTGACTGGTGGTACGTCGAGGGTACTGCtttcattttgtggatccatggtTGTCCCAAGATGACATTATATGCTGATGGGCAATCGACGACGTTGAATTTTGTCATGACATTGACTCCTTCTGCATAGGTGGGCAATGATATTTCTCCAACAGTTCGCAATGATTCTCCGCTGAACCCTACCAAGACTGTTGATCTCTTGATGATGTTCTTTTCCTCGAGTCCCATTTCCTGCAGTGCCTCCAGGAATAACACGTTTGCTGAACTTTCGTTGTCGACCAATATCCTTTTGATCAGGGCGTTGCCTATTGGAAGTGACATTACCAGTCCGTCGTGGTGCTCTCGCTGTGTATCTACTGAATCTGAGTCGTCGAAGGTGATAGCCATTGCTGTCAAGGACTTGTTTAATACGATTTCATCCTCTGTCTGCCCCTCTTCGACGGCTCCTGATTCTCCTCTGTTGAAttttttagctgcagaagaGGTTAGTCCACAAATATCTGATCCACCAGAAATAATATTTACCACTTTGTTGAACGTAGGTGGGTCTGGTCGGTCGCTGCTCGTCGTCGGGTCGAGTTGGGCGGTTTGTTCCTTATTGAATGTTTCCTTCCCTTTATCGCTCAGCAGCTCCTTCAAATGCCCCCGTTTTAGGAGAAATGCGACCTCCTTTTTGAGGGAGATGCACTCCTCGGTTTTGTGACCGTTGTCGCGGTGGAAAT
This Spinacia oleracea cultivar Varoflay chromosome 6, BTI_SOV_V1, whole genome shotgun sequence DNA region includes the following protein-coding sequences:
- the LOC130463430 gene encoding uncharacterized protein, coding for MEVYIDDMLVKSKKANDHVEHLRQSFEILKKYGMKLNPTKCSFGVSAGFSWTDNHETALQNLKKYLMTPPLLSKPKEGEVLQLYLAVSTTAVSAVLAREDEKQQLPIYYISKSLLEAETRYSSLEKLVLALVTAAKNLRHFFETHQIVVMTNYPIKSVMRRPELTGRIEKWTMALGGFDIKYQPRTAVKSQALADFVADFSPDLEKIADDEVKLINNIEETWTLFVDGSSKFRGAGLGVVLKSPQGDMIAQAICCDFKATNNEEEYEALIAGMTLAGELGASGLNIFSDSQLIVNQINGDYEAKDLKMTLYLEKEKKLTSKFKPFSIKQVPRDLNTQADALANLGSALRKSSFSTIPLVHLLSPAIEKDIPHNASLVMSTTNTDSWTKPILDYLTHETLPDDKLEARKILFKDSRYVILQTCYLNDRQTEC